In one window of Syngnathus typhle isolate RoL2023-S1 ecotype Sweden linkage group LG7, RoL_Styp_1.0, whole genome shotgun sequence DNA:
- the LOC133157116 gene encoding centrosomal protein of 290 kDa-like isoform X1, with translation MAETIVAFEWDEMRKIEPQNLHECDKDELDDLVTRVTSVTIQHEYTTEEWRLEHQAQQDVVHVLRVFQSLLKMKHQEASLAEQLIEEQEKNENKLQAKMLRLEDELKHAKSGDGGGGTDGRFLRNEIRQLETQLEQKEKEVSHLRREMGGSKKTIEELVQRAEAAEDEVKTLKRENTQLQRDVDFYQGELERKESAASKEENAETQRKLSSANRQLSQCLDDLQQAEDEISRLKEDNLHMQKCVMESAKEMEKMSDEYNQIKMAVHQCDSLTDQLRKERDRAELQVRELTQKINSMTEEDDPIIAAVDAKVDQWKKVLSEKDEEISVYQQMIRDLQHKLRVAQLDLDRSNIVALQQAVEERDDQLKILREQVEQFTGEMEKQTLLMEGLKVPKQQSGALVPQRKMEELASTVEMRAAEAEAALKRAEAHAEEKDRELIEATKRLREYERGIYGLREAVGEIKECKSQIQRRDLEIESMTKDINQAYMMVDQLSEENEDFRERLGYQPKQEVDLGEFRRARDLKQRQYKAENQILAKEIERLEEERLEMKKQVRLLAKEKGLPPSILADVPHSTRKPSTRTDEELRAKNENLEEEVKTQKRQMELQKTQFQLKLEQLSKEKRDVEAALKDVLQALKAKETSPSDADSGISGLVDTEVMGKHLTSDLKSQIHQLVGRNEELRRELKSTREEATGSVAQLAAAKEKMSHLEAKLEHLRKSGGGIGGAIFQPLTIPEGLEATSTEVINSLNEYVVRLLQEVQNQEKTRNKLTTTLEEYKEKFAIISHQQGLLYEEHLSEKSQWDKEREALTRTRSKLEEKQQLDDVKLQQFSDLLEALEKDPEELKRHLSEALRKLTVAKVNEKKLTRRCTTLMEQEQHLRKENGRLRDADVQMQTAVTQRMGDLLRYKETAAYRVAALQKALDDSVPASELEKANRQYTELTVKYRDVLQRDGLLVKRTTNLENLESENASLRGHVATISKELEITKEKLHTLEHAWENAKLEISQGDAEKGPDEGASVARRMATLEMKELNERQRAEHATAMYERMRSSLGKVEERNSELEAKFAELTKMNVEAQHLERELRDELADCVTKAAGDADRARIAQLEATEAQLRSELSKLREVSDIAMKQASTFQARQHSKDKEVESLRKQILDYQSQSDEKALVAKLHQHVVALQLSEADSLAKLSASAAHVRHLEALLRRAEQRLDASERTLFQARQEAGSRCRRLRQTVQSLRRQFAGALPLHQQEKFSSTLVGLQEEKAKAYQERRQAEEERRRVEGRAQEMELRLRGLEELCATLKDAKGAQKVREWHKKMEEAHLQELRKSREVTMQKEEIRYLKNLLEEQERVIHSLGEEIVQQNMIQEERQLSWDQRELELERRLDQHEDLRRGTEKAIDVPSYLPDTNLPLAQQLEFALRKISEQVDVISNAEATGKRLEEKLKEKDEALRKSEQNVASRDKVINELRLRLPSVVASGGRLLADASQRDGEALKLVHKTVKDLQGRLDKKDDVLKKYQSHLVQAVKDQEELIKRHDEELRMLYQKLDSNNDTTLERLKQQAAEMMKKPSITVPTSKHLDRMAELEQTVVEQDMSLVSVTNKLKMAGVELEQVKSAMDTQAKKHVDEMSRLKESHVVEVEDLTMETKDQRGEITELKKVIDSLQKELESQIEANNLSPSNTLKNLVERLRLQLIHKEKQIKALSKVLLELRTQMTSAAEQQVLANAAQTEERLNVQKLVDKHTKDLKALVQELSNELQVARESAKRNENTLRKEMDNLNQELQKSQNRHKSLQVKKEEAEQEIQELRKQVKRLSSCIENQAMLDGKGPTVENLQKKIRKLESDLEKSAETKRVIQGKSKEEILVWEEGKKWQSKLEKMKNALKDKEQENDSLSKQLGTIKDLYGRLERERNVLQRKTKARGVTADQVAGARRDELDKDLEELRKKNAELETQLIAIKQQQALSRDAAVEGLTRRNSHLEERLRVVENRTSPSRQPLSALDAETPRDTDLQKENLKLASENLELRLQLAQANIDLPRLKSKVADQEELFSALKKERADLKKRLTNAKVGHSGKTVPELERTIHLMKKVVERLQKENETLKRTCDTQSQDKALEQEHKKLQAQYDQAKSQHDAEIRKMESRCRGLEKIVMENDRLRKQVKRQEAEATEKLRVSKTNVELSCEKLELELEESKQRLQDVLSKATVKVTDSKATKASVVTRMFENKMKELEKELSTKTSSLAELKHKLKEANLREETAQIRIRRLENQVDKLNCGLHTEADVSKITSELRKENTELNKRLDEFSEQHKGSSKHDTDNRKLKDLLKSAEAEKRKLEAQIQELKDQSSKLDAAFFDEIEDLKYNYNVEVKKNIMLEAQLRKVSSGDMLS, from the exons ATGGCCGAGACGATTGTTGCATTCGAGTGGGATGAGATGAGGAAGATCGAGCCGCAGAACCTCCACGAATGTGACAAAGATGAATTGGACGATCTTGTAACGCGGGTGACTTCGGTAACTATCCAACACGAATACACA ACTGAAGAATGGCGGCTGGAGCATCAAGCTCAGCAAGATGTCGTCCACGTACTGCGAGTGTTTCAGTCTCTCCTCAAG ATGAAACATCAGGAAGCGTCTCTCGCCGAGCAGTTGATCGAAGAGCAAGAGAAAAATG aaaataaacttcAAGCCAAGATGTTGCGACTGGAGGACGAACTCAAG CACGCCAAGAgcggcgatggcggcggcgggaCAGACGGTCGCTTCTTGAGGAATGAAATCCGTCAGCTGGAGACGCAACTGGAACAGAAGGAAAAGGAAGTGAGCCACTTGAGGAGGGAGATGGGAGGAAGCAAGAAGACTATCGAGGAG TTGGTCCAGCGAGCAGAAGCGGCCGAGGACGAGGTGAAGACGTTGAAAAGAGAA AACACGCAGCTCCAGCGAGATGTGGACTTTTATCAAGGAGAGTTGGAGCGTAAGGAATCGGCTGCGTCCAAAGAGGAGAATGCCGAAACTCAGAGGAAGCTCAGCTCAGCCAACCGCCAGCTCTCCCAGTGCCTGGACGACCTTCAG CAAGCAGAAGATGAGATCTCACGGCTGAAGGAGGACAACCTCCACATGCAGAAATGTGTGATGGAGTCAGCCAAGGAGATGGAAAAGATGAGCGACGAGTACAACCAGATCAAGATGGCCGTGCATCAGTGCGACTCCTTGACCGACCAGCTGAGGAAAGAAAGAGATCGTGCCGAGTTGCAG GTCAGAGAGCTGACGCAGAAGATTAACTCCATGACGGAAGAGGACGACCCCATTATCGCAGCAGTGGACGCCAAAGTGGATCAATGGAAG AAAGTGCTGTCTGAAAAGGATGAGGAGATCTCAGTGTATCAGCAGATGATCCGTGACCTTCAGCACAAATTGCGGGTGGCCCAGTTGGACTTGGACAGGAGCAACATTGTCGCCTTGCAGCAG GCCGTGGAGGAGCGAGATGATCAGTTAAAGATTCTGAGAGAGCAAGTGGAGCAGTTTACAGGCGAAATGGAGAAGCAGACGCTGCTCATGGAGGGACTCAAGGTGCCCAAACAGCAAAGTGGAG CGCTGGTCCCGCAGAGAAAGATGGAGGAGCTCGCGTCCACTGTCGAGATGAGAGCGGCGGAAGCTGAGGCGGCTTTAAAACGAGCCGAAGCTCACGCCGAGGAGAAAGACCGGGAGCTCATCGAGGCCACCAAGCGCCTGAGAGAGTACGAACGT GGCATTTATGGCCTGCGGGAAGCCGTCGGTGAGATCAAGGAGTGCAAGAGTCAAATTCAAAGGAGAGATTTGGAGATAGAATCCATGACCAAAGACATCAACCAAGCGTACATGATGGTCGATCAGCTCTCCGAGGAAAACGAGGACTTTCGAGAAAGACTGG GCTATCAacccaaacaggaagtggaccTTGGCGAGTTCAGACGCGCCAGAGACCTTAAACAACGGCAATACAAAGCCGAAAACCAAATACTCGCTAAAGAG ATTGAACGTCTTGAAGAGGAACGACTGGAGATGAAGAAACAAGTCCGACTTCTGGCCAAAGAGAAAG GGCTGCCACCGTCCATCTTGGCGGATGTCCCACACAGCACAAGGAAGCCGTCAACTCGCACAGATGAAGAGCTACGAGCCAAG AATGAGAATCTGGAAGAAGAAGTGAAAACGCAGAAGAGACAGATGGAGCTCCAGAAAACGCAGTTTCAGCTCAAGT TGGAGCAGCTCTCCAAGGAGAAACGAGATGTGGAGGCTGCACTCAAGGACGTCCTCCAGGCTTTGAAGGCCAAGGAGACCAGTCCGTCTGACGCAGACTCTGGTATTTCCGGTCTGGTGGAT ACCGAGGTCATGGGGAAGCACCTGACGTCAGACCTCAAGTCTCAAATCCACCAACTGGTGGGCAGGAACGAGGAGCTCCGTCGGGAGCTTAAGTCCACCCGCGAGGAAGCCACTGGCAGTGTGGCTCAACTCGCCGCAGCCAAAGAGAAG ATGAGCCACCTGGAGGCCAAGCTGGAGCACCTGAGGAAGTCGGGCGGCGGTATCGGTGGCGCCATCTTCCAGCCATTGACCATCCCTGAGGGCCTGGAAGCCACCAGCACAGAGGTCATCAACTCCTTGAACGAATACGTCGTTCGACTGCTTCAG GAAGTCCAGAACCAGGAGAAGACGCGGAACAAGCTGACGACGACACTGGAGGAATACAAAGAGAAGTTTGCCATCATTAGCCACCAGCAAGGGCTTCTGTATGAGGAGCACCTCAG TGAGAAGTCGCAATGGGACAAGGAGAGAGAAGCTTTGACGAGAACCAGGAGCAAACTTGAAGAGAAACAGCAGTTGGATGATGTTAAACTCCAGCAGTTCAGT GACCTACTGGAAGCCCTTGAGAAGGACCCAGAGGAACTCAAGCGGCATCTGAGCGAAGCGCTGCGCAAGTTGACCGTTGCCAAAGTCAATGAGAAGAAGCTGACTCGACGCTGTACCACACTGATGGAGCAAGAGCAGCACCTGCGGAAGGAAAATGGCCGACTGAGGGACGCCGATGTTCAAATGCAGACAGCCGTCACCCAGAGGATGGGCGACTTGCTCAGATACAAG GAAACGGCAGCGTACAGGGTGGCAGCCTTACAGAAGGCCTTGGACGACAGCGTGCCGGCGTCGGAGCTGGAGAAGGCCAACAGGCAGTACACGGAGCTCACCGTCAAATACAGAGACGTGCTACAAAGAGACGGACTGCTGGTCAAGAGGACCACAAACTTGGAAAATCTGGAG AGTGAGAATGCATCTCTAAGAGGACACGTGGCTACCATTAGcaaggagctggagatcacCAAGGAGAAGTTACACACGCTGGAGCACGCGTGGGAGAATGCGAAGCTGGAAATAAGCCAGGGCGATGCAGAGAAAGGCCCAGACGAGGGGGCGTCGGTCGCCCGGCGGATGGCCACGCTGGAGATGAAGGAGCTCAACGAGCGTCAAAGGGCGGAGCACGCCACCGCCATGTATGAACGGATGAGGAGCTCACTCGGCAAAGTGGAGGAGCGCAACAGCGAGCTGGAGGCCAAGTTTGCTGAG CTGACCAAAATGAACGTGGAGGCACAGCACCTGGAGCGAGAGCTGAGGGACGAACTGGCTGACTGCGTCACTAAAGCGGCCGGCGACGCCGACCGGGCGAGGATCGCACAGCTGGAGGCCACTGAGGCCCAACTGCGCTCCGAGCTTTCAAA ACTTCGGGAGGTGTCCGACATTGCCATGAAACAGGCGTCAACTTTCCAGGCCAGACAACATTCGAAAGATAAGGAGGTGGAATCTTTGAGGAAACAAATCTTAGACTACCAG TCTCAATCGGACGAGAAGGCCCTGGTTGCCAAGCTCCACCAGCACGTCGTGGCTCTGCAACTCAGCGAGGCGGATTCCTTGGCTAAGTTGTCCGCTTCCGCCGCCCACGTCCGACATTTGGAGGCACTCTTGCGGCGCGCCGAGCAGCGTCTGGATGCCAGCGAGCGGACGCTGTTCCAGGCCCGGCAAGAGGCTGGCAGCCGGTGCCGGCGCCTGCGGCAGACAGTGCAGTCCCTGCGCCGGCAGTTTGCTGGCGCGCTGCCGCTGCATCAGCAGGAGAAGTTCTCGTCCACCCTTGTGGGCCTCCAGGAGGAGAAGGCAAAGGCGTACCAGGAAAGGAggcaggcggaggaggagcgGAGGAGGGTGGAGGGCCGGGCACAAGAGATGGAGTTGAGGCTTCGAGGCCTAGAGGAGCTCTGCGCCACGTTGAAGGATGCCAAAGGGGCCCAGAAG GTACGCGAGTGGCACAAGAAGATGGAAGAAGCCCATTTGCAGGAGCTGAGGAAGAGCAGGGAGGTGACGATGCAGAAAGAAGAGATCCGCTACCTGAAGAATCTGCTTGAGGAGCAGGAGAGAGTCATCCACTCACTGGGCGAGGAGATTGTGCAGCAAAATATG ATTCAAGAAGAGCGCCAGCTTTCGTGGGATCAGCGCGAGTTGGAATTGGAGCGTCGGTTGGATCAGCACGAGGACTTACGCCGAGGCACGGAAAAG GCAATCGATGTCCCCAGCTACCTCCCGGATACAAATCTACCTCTCGCTCAACAACTTGAGTTTGCCTTGAGAAAAATCAGCGAGCAAGTCGACGTCATCTCCAACGCGGAGGCCACAGGAAAACGTTTGGAGGAG AAACTCAAGGAGAAGGACGAAGCCTTGAGGAAGTCCGAACAAAACGTGGCGTCCAGGGATAAAGTCATAAACGAGCTGCGTCTCCGCCTCCCGTCCGTCGTTGCCAGTGGCGGCCGTTTACTGGCCGACGCTTCTCAACGTGACGGAGAAGCTCTCAAGCTGGTGCACAAAACCGTTAAAGATCTCCAAGGGCGACTGGACAAGAAAGACGATGTGCTCAAGAAGTACCAGAGCCATCTGGTGCAAGCTGTAAAG GATCAAGAGGAGCTGATCAAGAGGCACGACGAAGAGCTGAGGATGCTTTATCAGAAGCTGGATTCCAACAATGACACCACCCTGGAGCGTCTCAAACAACAGGCAGCG GAAATGATGAAAAAGCCGAGCATCACTGTGCCGACCTCCAAACATTTGGATCGCATGGCCGAGTTGGAGCAGACTGTGGTCGAACAGGATATGTCGCTCGTCTCCGTTACCAATAAGCTGAAGATGGCTGGCGTGGAACTGGAGCAAGTCAAGTCGGCCATGGATACGCAGGCAAAGAAACACGTTGACGAGATGTCCAG GTTGAAGGAGTCTCATGTCGTAGAGGTGGAAGACCTGACCATGGAGACTAAAGACCAGAGGGGAGAAATAACAGAACTGAAGAAGGTGATTGACTCCCTGCAAAAAGAACTGGAGAGCCAAATAGAGGCCAACAATCTGTCCCCAAGCAACACCCTAAAGAACTTGGTGGAACGCCTAAGACTGCAGCTGatccacaaagaaaaacaaatcaag GCTCTCAGCAAGGTTCTCTTAGAACTGCGGACCCAGATGACGTCCGCCGCCGAACAACAAGTCTTAGCCAACGCCGCTCAGACCGAGGAGAGGCTCAACGTACAGAAGCTCGTCGACAAGCACACCAAAGATCTGAAG GCTCTGGTGCAAGAACTCAGCAATGAGCTACAAGTGGCCAGGGAGTCAGCTAAAAGAAATGAGAACACCCTCAGAAAGGAGATGGACAATCTCAACCAagagctccagaagagccaaaATCGTCACAAGAGCCTTCAAGTCAAGAAGGAGGAAGCCGAGCAGGAAATCCAGGAGCTCCGAAAACAAGTCAAAAGACTCAGCAGCTGCATTGag AATCAAGCCATGCTCGATGGTAAGGGGCCAACTGTTGAGAATCTGCAGAAGAAGATCAGAAAGTTGGAGTCGGACTTGGAGAAGAGTGCTGAAACCAAAAGAGTCATTCAGGGAAAG AGCAAAGAGGAAATATTGGTATGGGAGGAGGGGAAGAAGTGGCAGTCCAAGCTGGAGAAGATGAAGAATGCACTGAAGGACAAGGAACAAGAAAACGACTCCCTGTCCAAACAGCTCGGCACTATCAAAGATCTTTATGGCAG ACTAGAGCGTGAGAGGAACGTACTGCAGAGGAAAACAAAAGCGAGAGGTGTGACGGCAGACCAGGTGGCGGGAGCGAGACGAGATGAACTGGACAAAGACCTCGAGGAGCTGAGGAAAAAGAATGCAGAGTTGGAGACTCAGTTGATCGCCATAAA GCAGCAACAGGCTCTAAGCCGTGACGCCGCTGTGGAAGGTCTGACTCGGAGGAACTCCCACCTTGAGGAACGACTTCGAGTGGTAGAGAACCGGACATCTCCCTCGAGACAGCCT TTGTCAGCACTAGATGCAGAGACGCCAAGAGACACGGACCTCCAGAAGGAAAACCTCAAACTGGCTTCGGAGAATCTGGAACTGCGTCTCCAACTGGCACAGGCCAACATCGACCTGCCGAGGCTGAAG AGTAAAGTTGCCGACCAGGAGGAGCTGTTCAGCGCGTTGAAAAAGGAACGTGCCGATTTGAAGAAGAGACTGACCAATGCCAAA GTTGGCCACAGCGGGAAAACTGTGCCTGAACTCGAAAGAACTATCCACTTGATGAAGAAGGTGGTGGAGAGGTTACAAAAGGAGAATGAGACGCTCAAGAGAACCTGTGATACTCAAAGTCAGGACAAGGCGCTGGAGCAAGAACACAAAAAACTACAG GCCCAGTACGACCAAGCGAAGAGTCAACATGATGCAGAGATTCGCAAAATGGAATCGAGATGCAGAGGACTGGAGAAGATAGTCATGGAAAATGACCGTCTCCGAAAGCAAGTCAAAAGG CAGGAGGCGGAGGCGACAGAGAAGCTGCGAGTATCCAAGACCAACGTGGAGTTAAGTTGTGAAAAGCTGGAGCTCGAGCTGGAGGAAAGCAAGCAGAGACTCCAGGACGTGCTGTCGAAAGCCACCGTGAAAGTCACTGACAGCAAAGCCACCAAAGCGTCCGTGGTGActcg AATGTTTGAGAACAAGATGAAAGAGTTGGAGAAGGAACTCTCGACGAAAACCTCCAGTCTCGCGGAACTCAAACACAAGTTGAAGGAGGCGAACCTACGTGAGGAGACGGCGCAGATCCGTATCCGGCGACTCGAAAATCAG gTTGACAAATTAAACTGCGGTCTGCATACAGAGGCAGATGTCTCGAAGATAACAAG tgaGTTGAGGAAAGAGAACACGGAATTAAACAAAAGACTGGACGAGTTCAGCGAGCAGCACAAGGGGTCATCCAAACACGACACAG ATAACAGGAAGCTAAAAGATCTCCTTAAGTCGGCGGAGGCGGAGAAGCGCAAATTGGAAGCCCAAATCCAAGAGTTAAAGGACCAATCGAGCAAGTTGGACGCCGCCTTCTTTGATGAAATTGAGGATTTGAAGTATAATTACAATGTGGAGGTGAAGAAGAACATCATGCTGGAGGCGCAGCTGAGGAAAGTGTCCTCTGGAGACATGCTGAGTTGA